The following is a genomic window from Deltaproteobacteria bacterium.
CAGCGCCCCGGCTCACCTGCCCCTCTGCCGGCTCTACCGGAACAGCAGGACGTGTTAAACAGGATCCTGGCGGCATGATCGACTACCCGGAATACACCTTATCTTCGCCGCCCACCTGTCCAACGAAGTGGGACCACCTCAGATCATGGTGTTCACCCAGTACACCGACACCATGGATTTTCTTCGCGAGGAACTCGGACAGGATCCGAATCTGCGGCTGCTGTGCTTCTCGGGTCGCGGCGGCGAGGTCCCCGGGACCGATGGCGCCTGGCGTCGCATCGGCCGGGACGACGCCAAGCACCGTTTCCGGGACGGCGAGGCAGACCTGCTGCTCTGCACGGACGCAGCGGCCGAGGGGTTGAACTTTCAGTTCTGCGGCGCGTTGGTGAACTATGACATGCCGTGGAACCCCATGCGTGTGGAGCAGCGCATTGGCCGTATCGACCGACTCGGGCAGCACCATCCGGTGATCCGGATCATCAATCTGCATTACGAAGGCACGGTCGAGACCGACGTCTACCGCGCATTGCGCAAACGCATTGGGCTGTTCGAAACGGTAGTGGGGCGCCTGCAACCGATTCTGGCGCAGCTTCCGCGCGCAATCGCCGACACGGTGCTCTCCGGACGAGAACGAGGACGCGTGGAGGTCGTGGAAGCCATCGAACAACAGGCGAGCGACGCGGAACGCGGCGGCTTCGACCTGGACGCCGCCCTGACCGAGGACCTCACCATGCCGCAACGACCGCCATCCCCCGTGCTCATGGAAGACCTGGACCGCGTCATTTCCTGTCCGGCCTTGATGCCTCCGGGCGTCGAGGTCGAGACCATGGGGAGGCGGGAATATAGCCTCCTTGTGCCGGGTATGCCCAAACGCCTGCGGGTTACCACCGACCCCGCATACTACGAGCAGCACACCGAAAGCGTGGAGCTTTGGTCACCGGGCAATCCGTTGTTCAAGGCGCCGGAGTTCGTGGCCGAGGGTGAGGATGATTTGCTGGAGACGGAGACG
Proteins encoded in this region:
- a CDS encoding helicase-related protein, which gives rise to MSNEVGPPQIMVFTQYTDTMDFLREELGQDPNLRLLCFSGRGGEVPGTDGAWRRIGRDDAKHRFRDGEADLLLCTDAAAEGLNFQFCGALVNYDMPWNPMRVEQRIGRIDRLGQHHPVIRIINLHYEGTVETDVYRALRKRIGLFETVVGRLQPILAQLPRAIADTVLSGRERGRVEVVEAIEQQASDAERGGFDLDAALTEDLTMPQRPPSPVLMEDLDRVISCPALMPPGVEVETMGRREYSLLVPGMPKRLRVTTDPAYYEQHTESVELWSPGNPLFKAPEFVAEGEDDLLETETLRSVLDERG